A region of Stegostoma tigrinum isolate sSteTig4 chromosome 3, sSteTig4.hap1, whole genome shotgun sequence DNA encodes the following proteins:
- the LOC125450911 gene encoding uncharacterized protein C9orf40 homolog yields MSKRKAEETLCCRPGKRFVSLLLERKRSVWPPAPSPQAGAKRKLLEEPLLEPHCKRPGSAAGGGIARPGHADSASGAGHVAAPGNGGSASGGGQGRPARDPTPGCRTSRLTGIAQNAPWDEVSCQYNSFQFWRVQLPPVDLTEIEDFRQPKITEEMNCEDPDESGEIEMELQN; encoded by the exons ATGTCGAAGAGGAAAGCGGAGGAGACTCTGTGTTGCCGGCCCGGCAAGCGTTTCGTTTCCCTGCTGCTGGAGCGCAAGAGGAGCGTGTGGCCCCCGGCGCCGAGTCCGCAGGCAGGCGCCAAGAGGAAGCTGCTGGAGGAGCCTCTGCTCGAGCCGCACTGCAAGAGGCCCGGGAGCGCGGCCGGCGGCGGGATCGCGCGGCCCGGACACGCGGACAGCGCGAGCGGAGCGGGGCACGTGGCCGCACCCGGGAACGGCGGGAGCGCGAGCGGCGGGGGCCAGGGGCGGCCCGCTCGCGACCCCACTCCCGGCTGCAGAACGTCTCGCCTGACCGGGATTGCACAG AATGCACCTTGGGATGAAGTATCTTGTCAATACAACTCTTTTCAGTTCTGGAGAGTTCAGTTGCCTCCTGTTGACTTGACTGAGATTGAGGATTTCAGACAGCCGAAGATAACTGAAGAAATGAATTGTGAAGATCCAGATGAGTCAGGAGAAATAGAGATGGAGCTGCAAAACTGA